Within the Azospirillum brasilense genome, the region GCAGCCGGCGAACCTCGACCTCTCCTTCATCAACAAGCGGCTCGAGATGGCCGGCTACACGTCGGATCAGGCCGCGGCGTCGGTCGAGGCCTACCGCCAGTTCCTCGTCGTGGTCGCGGCGAAGCCGAACCTGATCCTGGTCCCGACGAAGGCGGCCGACGCGGCTTGGCACGAGCACATCCTGTTCATGGACCGTTACGAGGCGGACATGATGCGTCTTGTCGGCGCCCGGGTTCACCATCACCCGGACGCTCCCGACGCCGCCGCCTGGCAGAAGGCTGTCGCCAACACCCAGGACGCCTTCCGGACGACGCTCGGCGTGGAACTGGGAACGGAGGAACTCGCCGGCTGCTACCTCACGGTCGAGGCGGCCTGAGCGTCATACCATCGTATTGACCGTTGCATGATGCGGTTGTTTTGCTGCTAAATTCATACGATTGGCAGCGCGCTCCGCGAACGCTCCCCTGACCGGCGGCCCAGGCCACGGTCAGGGGCGCATCCCGTCACCCCTGGCAGCGAAAGGGAGGAAGGATTGATGTCCGATCTGGTCCACGACCTCTCCAGCCGCGCCCGGGACATGAACGCCGCGCTCACCGTCTTCGACAAGAGCGACACGCTGCTGGCAACCAACGACAAGCAGAAGACGATCTATCCCTTCATCGACTTCTCACGCTCGGTGACGTTCCGCGACATCGTGTGGGAATGCGTGAAGCACAAGAAGTTCAGCTCGGACACCATCTATTCCGATCCGGCGCGATGGATCGGCTATGCCGAGGATCTCCGCCGGTTCAACCGGTTCTGGCAGTCCTTCACGCTCCATTCCGACGGGCGGGTCATCCAGATCACCTACGAGCGGTTGGACGACACGGACGGCTGGTGGTACCAGATCCGGCGCGACGTCACCAGCAACGTCCAGGACAGCGTCCGGGGCGGCTTCGACAGCCTGATCTCCCTCAACGGCGGCAGCGTCCTGCCGCCGTCGGGCCAGCCCACCTTCGTCGTCCGGCTTCTCGATGCCCTGCCCTACCCGGCGGCGCTTCTGACGCCGCGCTGCCAGGTCATCGACGGCAACCAGTCCTTCGCCTCCATCGTGGCGCGGGGAGACGGGCTGTCCCTGGTCGGCGGCCGGCTGATCATCCCGGACGCACCCGCCGAACAGGCGGAACTGTCGAAGCGGGCCGCCGGCTTCTTCCGCCGCCGCACCCGTACGCCGATCACGTTGCGCGTGTCGCGCCTGGACCAGCCGTCGCCCTATTTCGCCACCCTGTCGGAGCCGCCGGCCCAAAGCGTCGGAAGCGGCGGCCCAATGACCGGCATCCTCCTCCTGACTCTCGTCGATCCGGATATCCTGCCCGCCGTGTCGGCGCGCGCCGTCGCCGAGCTTCTCCAGATCACCGGATCGGAAGCCGAGATCGCGCTGGCCCTGTGCTCCGGCCGGAGCGTCGACGAGATCGCCGAGGATCGCGGGGTGGAGCGGCGCACCGTCTACAATCAGGTCTCGTCCATCCTGGGCAAGACCGGGCTGCGCAACCAAGCGGGAATCGTGCGGCAGGTGACGACGATCTGCTGGCATTTCGGGTCGCGCGTCTGATCAAATCCGGGTATGCTGCCCGATGCATCGCCGGCCGCGCGAATACCTGGATATGGACGCACTCTTGTGCATACATATGGCGGACGTCCGGTGCAGTTCCGGTTCCGCTCTGGCCGGAGACCGTGAAGGAGGCAGGGGCGTCTGTTTTTCCTATTTTCCGCCCATCGCCCCGCCCCTATCGCCCCGCAACGTCCCGCATCATGCCCCTGCCCGCCGCTCTGCGTCTGCTCCTGACCGCCCTGGCCATCGTGACCGGTGTCGCGGGTGCCGTGTTTCCGGCAGCGGCGGGAATCTTGCGGGCCAGCCTTTCCGACGATCTGACGACCATCGATCCGTTCGCCTTTCCCGGCTTGGTCTCATCCGGTGTCCTGCGGCAGGTCTACGAGGGCTTCACCGCCGTCGACGCCGCCGGCAACGCCGTTCCGGCGCTGGCCACCCGTTGGGAGACGCCGGACGGCGGGCGGACGTGGCGCTTTGCCCTGCGCCCGGACGTGCGGTTCCATTCGGGACGCCCATTCACCGCCGCCGACATCCTGTGGACCTGGGAACACCATCTGACGCGCACGCCCCAGCCCGGCTACAGCGCCTTCTACCTGCGCGGCATCGAGGGGGCCGCGGCGTTGCAGCAGGGGACCGCCGCCTCGCTGTCCGGCGTCGCCATTCCCGACCCTCACACACTCGTCGTGCGGCTGGCCGAACCCGACGCGCTGTTCCCACTCTACCCGTTCCTGTTCGTCGACCGCGGCATGGAGGACGAATTCGGGCCGGCTTGGCACGAGCGGGCGTCCGGCGGCACCGGGCCGTTCCGCCTCACGTCCTGGCGGCGCGGCGAATCCGTGCGTCTGGAGGCCCACGCCGATTATTGGGGCGGTGCTCCAGCCGTGGAGGCGGTGTCCCTGGCGGTGCTGCCCGACACCAACACGCTGCTGGCGCGCTACGACGCCGGAGAGCTGGACGTCGCGCCGCTTCCCGACAACGCGGTGCGCACGGTGGTCCGTCAGCCGCGCTACGACGGGCAGATCGCAGCCTTCCCCCGCGCGCAGGTGCGCTATCTTGCCCTGAACCAGGATCTGTACCCGCCCTTCCGCGACCGGCGGGTGCGCGAGGCGTTCCGTTACGCGCTGGACCGGGTCGCCACGGTGAACGGGCTCCATGCCGGGCGGGCGCTGCTGACGAACGGCTTCGTCTCGCCTGGCCTGGGCGGCTACCACCCCGACGCGGTGCCGTTGACCCCGACCGATCCGAACCGGGCCAAGGCGCTTCTGGCGGAGTCCGGCCACGCCGGGGGGCGCGGATTGCCGCCGCTCCAGATCGCCGGTGGCCCCAACGTGCGCGAGGAGGCCACCTATTTCGCCGCCCAGCTCACCGCGGTGCTGGGCATTCCGGTCGGCGTGCGCATCCAGGAGCGCGCGGCCTTCGTGGCGGCGATCAACGAGGGGCGCGAGGCGCTGTTCATCAACGGCTGGACGGCGGATTTCCCCGATCCCATGGACCAGCTCGCCACCCAATGGCACAGCGCCAGCCCGACGAACCGCGTCCGTTGGCACAACCCGGATTTCGACCGGCTCATGGAGCGGGCGCGCGGCCTCGCCGACCCCGACGCCCGCAACGCGCTCTATCGGGACGCCGAAGCCCTGCTCCGGGAGCAGGCCGTGGCGGTGCCTCTTCCCGTGCCGCAGTTCGTAGCTCTGGTGCGGCCCGGCGTGACCGGGGTGGTCATCCGGCCGGACGGCACGACGGATTACCATTCCGCCCGGTTGCCATGACGGCACGCCGCCTCGGCCGCTATGGCCTGTCCTGGCGACTGGCTTGGCGATTGGCTTGGCGATTGGCCCGGCGCCTGCCGGGGCTTCTTCTTCTGGCCGGAGCCGCCATGCTGGCGAGCTTCCTGGCCTCCCACGCGCTCCCCGGCGATCCGGTCCTGCTCATGGTCGACGGGCGGGCCGCCGACCCGGAAATGATCCGCCGGCTGCGGGAAGACGCCGGGCTGGATCAGCCGATGGCCGTTCAATTCCTGTCCTACACGCTGGCCCTGCTGCGCGGCGACCTCGGCCAATCACTGCGCTATGGCGGCGTTCCGGTGACGGCGCTGCTGGGCGAAGCCTTGCCGGTGACGTTGGGGCTGATGGCGGGTGCGGCGGTGCTGGCCCTGCCCCTCGGACTCCTGCTGGGCCTCGCCGCGGCGGATGTCCGGCGGGCGTGGCCGGGCACTGCCCTCACCATCGGGTCGGTGATGGCCCTGTCGGTGCCGCCGCTGGCACTGGCGACGTGGCTGATGCTGGCGGGGTCCGGTACGGCGCCCTGGGCCGTGGCGGCGCTTGCCCTGCCGGCGGTGGCGATGATCGCCCGCCTGACACGGACCCAGGTGATGGAGGTGCTGGGACGCGACTTCATCCGCACCGCACAGGCCAAGGGGCTGGGACGAACCGCCGTTCTGCTGCGCCACGCCCTGCCGAACGCTCTGGTGCCGCTGGCGGCGGCGGCCGGATCGGTGGCCGGGACGATCCTCACCACCACGGCGGCGGTGGAGACCGTCTTCGCCCTGCCGGGGGTGGGGCGGCTGACCATCCAGGCGGTGCTGGCCCGCGACCACACGGTCGCCGGAGCCACCGTCCTGGTCTTCGTCCTGATGCAGATCGCCATCAGCCTGACCGCCGAGCTGCTGATCGGCCTCGCCGATCCGCGACTTCGCGACAATGGCTTGCACGACAATGGCTTGCGCGACGATGGGAAGCCGTCGTGATCGCCGTGCGTTCCTTCACCGGACGCGCCGGCCTGCTGCTCGCGGCGGCGCTGGCGGTGCCGTTGGCCCTGGCCGCCCTTCTGCTGCCGCTCGACCCGTCCGCCATGGATCTCGGGCAGGCCTGGGCCGGGCCGTCCGCCGCCCACCCGCTGGGCTGCGACGGGCTGGGCCGCGACGTCGCCGCCCGGTTGATCGCCGGGACGGGAACCTCCTTCGCCATTGCCGGGCTGGCGCTCGCACTGGCGGTGGGGCTGGGCGTCGCCTCGGGCGGTGTGGCAGGCTGGATCGGCGGGCGCACGGACGCGGCGGTGCTTCGGCTCGCCGACCTGCTGCAAGGCTTTCCCGAGCTGTCGCTCGCCATCGTCGCATCCGCTCTGCTGGGTCCGGGCACGGAGGCCATGGTGCTGACGCTCGCCCTCGCGGCGTGGCCCTCGCAGGTCCGCTGGTGCCGGGCGCAGGCCCTGACGAACCGGACCGCCGAGCATGTGCGCGCCGCCGCCGCCCTGGGCGCGGGACCGCTGCACACGGTCCGCCGCCATCTCCTGCCGGCGGTCGCCGGGCCGGTCGCCATCCGCGCCGCCTTGTCCATCGGTCCCGTCATGGTGGCGGAGGCGACGTTGAGCGGCCTGGGTCTGGGCATCCAGGAACCGGCGGTGTCGCTGGGCACCCTGATCCGCGACGGGCTGGCCGACCTGCGCGACGCCCCCCACCTGATCGCCGCGACGACGGTCACCGTCGCCGCCATCGCGCTGGCCGTCAACCTGTTGGCCGAAGGGCTGCGCGAGGGCCTCGACCCGCGGGGCGCACTGTTCCGTCGGCCGTGAGGCCGTGTCTCTCAGCGCCGCTGCAGGGACATGGTGTAGCGGAAACCGGCACCCGGATGGGTGTTGACCGCGATCTCCACCAGACGCCCGTCTTCGGTGAAATAGCGCCGGGTGATGACGAGGATCGGCGACTGCGGCGGGACATGCAGGCGCGAGGCGACGTTCAGGCTGGCCGGGGCGGCCTCGATGTCCTGCATCACCTCGGCGATGCGGACGCCGTAGCGCTGCTCAAGCACCGTGTAGATGGCGTACTGCACCACCTCCAGGTTGCGCACCACGTCGGAGAAGGCGGCGTCGATGTAGACCTCGACGTAGGAGAAGGGCTCCGACGTCTCGCGGGTGCGGCGCAGGGCGCTGACGCGGAACCATTGCGTCTCCGGGCGGCAGCCCAGCCGGCCCGCCAGTTCCTCCTCCACGATGATGCGGTCCACCGAGAGGATTTCCAGCCGGGTCGAGGTGGCGTACTGCACCAGCTCGTCCAGGGAACTGATGGAGTTGACGAAGCGCCCGTCGGCACGGCGCGCCGCCAGGACCGAACCCGATCCCTGGCGGCGCAGGATGTAGCCCATCTCCTGAAGCCGGCGCAGCGCCTCGCGCACCGTGTGGCGGCTGACGGCGAAGCGGCTGCACAGCTCCTGCTCGGTCGGCAGGCGGTCGCCGACGGCGTAGGCGCCGGCGTCGATCTCCTCCAGCAAAGTGCGGACGATCTCCTGGTAGAGCGGGGTTTCTGCCCGCTCCGCCGCGCCGCTGTTGTCCTTCAGGCTGTCCGCTTCGTCCGACATCGCATCCCTCATGATGCCGGAAGATGGACGAGCCGGGGCGCCGATGCAACCGGCGTACGAGGATGCTCCGCGAGGGAAGGCTTACGTGAGCAGGACCAGCGACAGGGCCGGGAAGGCGTTGATGGCGACCAGCGCGACAACCCGCATCCCGTAGAAGGGCAGCACCCCCTTCACGATGGAGTGGAGCGGCATCTTGGTGATGCGGCTCATCACGAACAGGTTCAGGCCGACCGGCGGCGTCAGGGTCGCCACCTCCACCAGCGCGGTCATGATGACGGCGAAATGGATCGGGTTCACCCCCACCGCCTGCGCCATCGGGAACAGGATCGGCGCCAGCAGCACGATCATCGACACGCCGTCCAGGAACATGCCGATGACGAGCAGAAGCAGATTGACCGCCAGCAGGAACTCGAAGGGGGAGACCTGCGCCTCCTTGAGCATCGCGGTCAACTCCGCGGACAGGCCGAGGCGGGTCAGCACCGCGGTCAGCAGGCCGGAGCCGAGCAGCACGCCGTAGATCATCACGGTCTGGAGGACCGACTCCCGCGCCGTCTCCCACACCGCGGCAAGGTTGGCGGTGCGATAGACCAGCGTCACCAGCACCACCGCGTAGATGGCGGCGAGAGCCGACACCTCGGTCGGGGTGAACCAGCCCATGTAGATCGTGCCGATGATGAGCACCGGCATCATCAGCGCCCCGGCGGCACCCGGCAGGCGTTGGCCGAAGCCCTTCCAGTCCGGACGCTCGCCGACATGGCCGTAGCCCTTGAGCCGGCTGACGATCAGCGTGGTGACGGCGAGCAGGAAGGCCTCGAACAGGCCGGGCACGATGCCGGCGATGAACAGATCGGTGATCGGCAGGCCGACGATGGAGCCGATCAGGATGAAGGTCAGCGACGGCGGGATCATCAGACCCAGCGTGCCGCAGACCGCCACCAGCGAGGCGGCGAAGCGGGGTGGGTAGCCCTCCTTCGGCATCAGCTTCACCGCCGCCGGGCCGAGCGCCACGGCGCAGGCCACCGACGAGCCGTTGACCGCCGCGAAGAACACGCTGGACATGGCCAGCGCCAGGGCGATGCCGCCGCGGAAGTAGCGGATGATCGTTCCGACCAGCTCCAGGATGACCAGCGCGAGGTTGCCGCGCGACATCAGGTTGCCGGCGAAGATGAAGAACGGGATGCAGACCAGCGCGTATTTGTCCACGGAGTCCCAGGCCATCTGCGCGACCAGGACGACCGGGATGTTGAAGTTGAAGGTCAACAGGCCGACCGCGATGACGCCCAGCGCCAGGGCGATGTGCACGCCCGCGGCCACGAAGAACAGCAGGCTGACGACGGCAACGATGGTGGTCATGGTGTTTCCTCCCTTTTTCAGCCGTCGTTCAGAGATTCTCGCCCTCGACGGGCGGATCGGGGTCGTGGCCCCGCAGCAGCAGGATGATGTTGCCGACGAAGGCGAAGCCGTAGAGCACCCCGCCCAGCGGCAGCACCAGCCGAACCGTCCACAGCGGTAGGTCGAGGTTGGATTCGGTGAACATGCCGATGGCCTGGAGGTGAGCGACCTCCTGGAATCCGGCGATCACCAGAAGCACGCTGAAGGCCAGCCCGATCAGACTGTTCAGCCAGGCGAAGGCCAGCCGCACCCGGTGCGGCATCATGTTCAGCAGCAGGTCCATACGGATGTAGTGGCCGTGCCGCGTGCCGACGCCCAGCGACAGCAGGACGCTCCACACCACCAGGAAGCGGACCAGCTCCTCCGCCCACCAGTGGCTTTCCGACAGGAGGGAGCGGCTGGACGCCTCGTAGAACATGAAGCCGATGGCCGCCATCATCAGGATCGTGGCGACGTTCAGGAGGATGCGGTCCTCGATGAAGCTCCACCAGCCCGGCAGGCCGCGGCCCGGCGACGAGGCGGCATCCTCCGCCTGGGTGTGCGGGGCCGCGGAAGTCGCCGCGGACGTCAATGTATCGGTTCCCGGCATGGGTGGAACTCCCTTCACGAGAAGACCTGTGTCTGGGGAACGCGGCTCAGCCAGCCGGTGGCGCGCTCGTAGGAGTCGGCGATGCGCAGCAGCGTGGCCTCCGCCTGCGGACGCCCGACGAGTTGCATGGCGATGGGCATCCCGTCCGGATCGAAGCCGGCGGGCGTGACGAGCGCCGGCAGGCCGAGGTAGGACACCGGTCGCGTCAGCGCCGCCACGCCGGCGACCACCGCGGCCATCGCCGGCCCGGCGCCCACGTCGGTCTGCGCGGCGGTCGGCACGCGGCTGCGCAGGGCGGGGACGAACAGCGCGTCGCATTGGGCGAAGGGGCCGTCGATCATCGCCCGGAGATGAAGCGCGCGAAGCTGCTTCGCCTGGAGGTAGGAGGCCGCCGGCACCATCAGCCCCTGCAGAAGCCGCGCGCGCACCTGCGGGCCGTAGTCCTGCGGACGTTCGCGCAGCCAAGGCGCATGGACCGCCGCCGCCTCCGGCGTGAAGACGACATTGGCGAGGTCGCCGTAGGGCCCGTGGTCGGGAATATTCACCTCCACGAAGCGGGCTCCGGCGCGCTCCAGCACCGCCCGCGCCTGTTCCAGCGCGGCGGCCACGGCGGGGTCCAGGCCGTCGTAGTAGAATTGGCGCGGGATGCCCAGCCGCAGCCCCTCGACCCCCTGGCCGATGCCGTCCGCGGCGTCCGTCCGCCCGGTGATGACCGAGAACAGCGTCGCCGCGTCCTCGGCGCTGCGGGCCAGCGGACCAACGCAGTCCAGGCTTTCCGACAGCGGCATCACGCCGTCCATCGGCGTCGCCCCCTGCGTCGGCTTCAGACCGACCACGCCGCACAGCGCCGCCGGGAGCCGCACCGACCCGCCGGTGTCCGACCCCAGCGAGCCGAAGGCCAGCCGCCCCGCCACCGCCGCCCCGGAGCCGGAGGAGGAGCCGCCCGTGATGCGGTCGGGGTCCCAGGGGTTGCGGCAGCGCCCGAGATGGGCGTTGTGCCCGGTCGGCCCCATGGCGAACTCCGCCATGTGCAGCGTGCCGAGCGTCACCGCCCCCGCCGCGTCCAGCCGCTCCAGCACCGTGGCCGTCCGCTCCGGGCGGAACCCGCCGCGGATCGTCGGGGAGCCGCAGGTGCAGCGCTTTCCGGTGCGGTAGAACATGTCCTTGTGGGCCAGCGGCACGCCGTGCAGCGGCCCGCGCAGCCGCCCGGCCCGCGCCTCCGCGTCGGCGGCGCGGGCGGCGGCCAGCGCCTCCTCCGGCTCGACCGACAGGAAGGCGTTGAGCGTTGGATTCAGCCGGGCGATGCGGTCCAGGCAGACGTCGGCCAGGGCTTCCGCCCGCAGCGCGCCGTCGCGGACCGCCCTTGCGGCCTCCGTCAGGGTCAGCGATGTGGGATCGGTCATGCCCGCTCCCCGGCGATGAGCGCGGCATGGGCGCCCAGCGGCACGTCGAACAACGAGCCGCCGGGATGCGCCGCCGCCAGCACGCCCGGCACGGCGGCCATCAGGCGCCCGCACAGGGCGGCGTCGGCATCGTCCAGGGTCACCCCCTGGATCCTGGCCAGGGTCCGCGCGCAAACCGCGGCGTCCCCGATGAAGTTTTCCGTCATTCCTTCCCTCCCGTCCGGTGCTGTCCCCGCGCGGCTCTTCCGGCCGTTCGCCGCGGGCAGGGCCTTAATGGCCCCCTTACCCGGATCGTTGCAGCGTCATTTCATAGCGGTATCGTCCGGCCGCGTGGCTGCTGACCGCAACCTCCAGCGCGTTTCCTTCGGCGTCCAGATAATGGCGGATCACCACCAGGATCGGGGTGCCGACCTCCACCGACAGGCGGGACGCCAGGTTGGCGTCCGCCGAGGTGGCCTCGATGGACTGTACGACCTCCTCGATGCGCAGGCCGTAGCGGCTTTCCAGCACCGCGTAGACGGCGACCGGAAAGGTGCCGATGGCCTGGGCCACGTCGTCGAAGGCCGCGGGCAGGAACACCTCGGTGTAGCAGAGCGGAGTCCGCTCCCCCGGCTGGCGGCGCAGCGCCACCACCCGGACCCACGGCGTGTCCGGCGGGGAGCGCAGAAGCTCCGCCGTCCGCCCCTCCACCAGGATCTTCTCCACCGCCAGCACCTCCAGCCGGGTGGAGGAGGCGTACTGCCCGATCTCCGCGAGGCTGGACAGCGTGTTGTGGAACCGCCCGTCGGGCCGGGCGGCGGTCACCACCGACCCCGAGCCTTGGCGGCGCGCGATCAGGCCGAGATCCTGGAGCCGGCGCAGCGCCTCCCGCACCGTGTAGCGGCTGGCGGAGAAGCGCAGGCAAAGCTCCTGCTCGGTCGGCAGCCGTTCGCCGAC harbors:
- a CDS encoding GntR family transcriptional regulator: MKSAVRQTSVRPSAAEGPRFQEILEALRADISDGRVGVGERLPTEQELCLRFSASRYTVREALRRLQDLGLIARRQGSGSVVTAARPDGRFHNTLSSLAEIGQYASSTRLEVLAVEKILVEGRTAELLRSPPDTPWVRVVALRRQPGERTPLCYTEVFLPAAFDDVAQAIGTFPVAVYAVLESRYGLRIEEVVQSIEATSADANLASRLSVEVGTPILVVIRHYLDAEGNALEVAVSSHAAGRYRYEMTLQRSG
- a CDS encoding ABC transporter permease, whose product is MIAVRSFTGRAGLLLAAALAVPLALAALLLPLDPSAMDLGQAWAGPSAAHPLGCDGLGRDVAARLIAGTGTSFAIAGLALALAVGLGVASGGVAGWIGGRTDAAVLRLADLLQGFPELSLAIVASALLGPGTEAMVLTLALAAWPSQVRWCRAQALTNRTAEHVRAAAALGAGPLHTVRRHLLPAVAGPVAIRAALSIGPVMVAEATLSGLGLGIQEPAVSLGTLIRDGLADLRDAPHLIAATTVTVAAIALAVNLLAEGLREGLDPRGALFRRP
- a CDS encoding glycine-rich domain-containing protein, producing MNDNSERVSSVQPANLDLSFINKRLEMAGYTSDQAAASVEAYRQFLVVVAAKPNLILVPTKAADAAWHEHILFMDRYEADMMRLVGARVHHHPDAPDAAAWQKAVANTQDAFRTTLGVELGTEELAGCYLTVEAA
- a CDS encoding helix-turn-helix transcriptional regulator, translated to MSDLVHDLSSRARDMNAALTVFDKSDTLLATNDKQKTIYPFIDFSRSVTFRDIVWECVKHKKFSSDTIYSDPARWIGYAEDLRRFNRFWQSFTLHSDGRVIQITYERLDDTDGWWYQIRRDVTSNVQDSVRGGFDSLISLNGGSVLPPSGQPTFVVRLLDALPYPAALLTPRCQVIDGNQSFASIVARGDGLSLVGGRLIIPDAPAEQAELSKRAAGFFRRRTRTPITLRVSRLDQPSPYFATLSEPPAQSVGSGGPMTGILLLTLVDPDILPAVSARAVAELLQITGSEAEIALALCSGRSVDEIAEDRGVERRTVYNQVSSILGKTGLRNQAGIVRQVTTICWHFGSRV
- a CDS encoding ABC transporter substrate-binding protein; its protein translation is MPLPAALRLLLTALAIVTGVAGAVFPAAAGILRASLSDDLTTIDPFAFPGLVSSGVLRQVYEGFTAVDAAGNAVPALATRWETPDGGRTWRFALRPDVRFHSGRPFTAADILWTWEHHLTRTPQPGYSAFYLRGIEGAAALQQGTAASLSGVAIPDPHTLVVRLAEPDALFPLYPFLFVDRGMEDEFGPAWHERASGGTGPFRLTSWRRGESVRLEAHADYWGGAPAVEAVSLAVLPDTNTLLARYDAGELDVAPLPDNAVRTVVRQPRYDGQIAAFPRAQVRYLALNQDLYPPFRDRRVREAFRYALDRVATVNGLHAGRALLTNGFVSPGLGGYHPDAVPLTPTDPNRAKALLAESGHAGGRGLPPLQIAGGPNVREEATYFAAQLTAVLGIPVGVRIQERAAFVAAINEGREALFINGWTADFPDPMDQLATQWHSASPTNRVRWHNPDFDRLMERARGLADPDARNALYRDAEALLREQAVAVPLPVPQFVALVRPGVTGVVIRPDGTTDYHSARLP
- a CDS encoding TRAP transporter small permease, with the translated sequence MPGTDTLTSAATSAAPHTQAEDAASSPGRGLPGWWSFIEDRILLNVATILMMAAIGFMFYEASSRSLLSESHWWAEELVRFLVVWSVLLSLGVGTRHGHYIRMDLLLNMMPHRVRLAFAWLNSLIGLAFSVLLVIAGFQEVAHLQAIGMFTESNLDLPLWTVRLVLPLGGVLYGFAFVGNIILLLRGHDPDPPVEGENL
- a CDS encoding amidase, which translates into the protein MTDPTSLTLTEAARAVRDGALRAEALADVCLDRIARLNPTLNAFLSVEPEEALAAARAADAEARAGRLRGPLHGVPLAHKDMFYRTGKRCTCGSPTIRGGFRPERTATVLERLDAAGAVTLGTLHMAEFAMGPTGHNAHLGRCRNPWDPDRITGGSSSGSGAAVAGRLAFGSLGSDTGGSVRLPAALCGVVGLKPTQGATPMDGVMPLSESLDCVGPLARSAEDAATLFSVITGRTDAADGIGQGVEGLRLGIPRQFYYDGLDPAVAAALEQARAVLERAGARFVEVNIPDHGPYGDLANVVFTPEAAAVHAPWLRERPQDYGPQVRARLLQGLMVPAASYLQAKQLRALHLRAMIDGPFAQCDALFVPALRSRVPTAAQTDVGAGPAMAAVVAGVAALTRPVSYLGLPALVTPAGFDPDGMPIAMQLVGRPQAEATLLRIADSYERATGWLSRVPQTQVFS
- a CDS encoding ABC transporter permease, with amino-acid sequence MTARRLGRYGLSWRLAWRLAWRLARRLPGLLLLAGAAMLASFLASHALPGDPVLLMVDGRAADPEMIRRLREDAGLDQPMAVQFLSYTLALLRGDLGQSLRYGGVPVTALLGEALPVTLGLMAGAAVLALPLGLLLGLAAADVRRAWPGTALTIGSVMALSVPPLALATWLMLAGSGTAPWAVAALALPAVAMIARLTRTQVMEVLGRDFIRTAQAKGLGRTAVLLRHALPNALVPLAAAAGSVAGTILTTTAAVETVFALPGVGRLTIQAVLARDHTVAGATVLVFVLMQIAISLTAELLIGLADPRLRDNGLHDNGLRDDGKPS
- a CDS encoding GntR family transcriptional regulator encodes the protein MSDEADSLKDNSGAAERAETPLYQEIVRTLLEEIDAGAYAVGDRLPTEQELCSRFAVSRHTVREALRRLQEMGYILRRQGSGSVLAARRADGRFVNSISSLDELVQYATSTRLEILSVDRIIVEEELAGRLGCRPETQWFRVSALRRTRETSEPFSYVEVYIDAAFSDVVRNLEVVQYAIYTVLEQRYGVRIAEVMQDIEAAPASLNVASRLHVPPQSPILVITRRYFTEDGRLVEIAVNTHPGAGFRYTMSLQRR
- a CDS encoding TRAP transporter large permease; translated protein: MTTIVAVVSLLFFVAAGVHIALALGVIAVGLLTFNFNIPVVLVAQMAWDSVDKYALVCIPFFIFAGNLMSRGNLALVILELVGTIIRYFRGGIALALAMSSVFFAAVNGSSVACAVALGPAAVKLMPKEGYPPRFAASLVAVCGTLGLMIPPSLTFILIGSIVGLPITDLFIAGIVPGLFEAFLLAVTTLIVSRLKGYGHVGERPDWKGFGQRLPGAAGALMMPVLIIGTIYMGWFTPTEVSALAAIYAVVLVTLVYRTANLAAVWETARESVLQTVMIYGVLLGSGLLTAVLTRLGLSAELTAMLKEAQVSPFEFLLAVNLLLLVIGMFLDGVSMIVLLAPILFPMAQAVGVNPIHFAVIMTALVEVATLTPPVGLNLFVMSRITKMPLHSIVKGVLPFYGMRVVALVAINAFPALSLVLLT